TCATCCCTATTCTGATTGTGAACCCTTCCAGCGACTTCTGGCAACGATTCGATTTATTTTACACCATCCCTTTTTAGAGAATACCTGTGGTGGAAATTTACCTACATTAGTTGAGGCGTTGAAAACTGAAGGAATACTTGTAGGTGATGCGGTGGATACGGTTCGCAAAGATATCGAAAAAATCCTGAAACCCTATAAACTACTCCCGAATACTCCCATGCGACAGGGTTACTTTTTAGGTACCGCCTTGCTATGGCGTCATGAACTTAAACAGGTGTTTGCGGTTCTGCAATCTCAAGCCCAGAGTTTTGATGATCCGGTAGCCTTAGAAACCTATGAACTATTCCGCGATCGCATAACCTCCAGTAAGCTAGATATCACCGAAGTGTATCCAGTCCGGGCAATAGCTCATCAGTCTATGGTAGATATCGACAGTTTACCGCCATCTGCCCTAGCCCGCAACTTAGACCAACTCGAAGACGCGATCGCATCAGGTAAACTATTAGAATTAAATCGACATCGGGGTGGGGGGAGATTTCCGGGAGATCAGGAGGGATTTTTTACCGCCTGGTGTCTGCAAATCGTCTTTTATAACCATGCTTGGTACGTAGCCTTTGAACAAGAACAAAAGGGAAAAAGCGGGAATTTATTTCGGTTTGAACGATTAGATCGCCTGTTTATCGGTCAACCCCAAACTATCACGCGATCGCGACAAGCCCAAGTGCGATCGTTAAACAAGCTAAACCGCCTCCATGAAGCCAGTGCGGGTTTATTTCTGGGGAATAGTGTTAAAGATCAACAACAATTTCTTAGTCCGAAAAAAACAGAACGGGCGGCGGTGGAAATCCGGGTCGAACTCTGGTTTAATGATAGTATATTTCCCTTTATTTGTGAAGGGACAAAACGCTATCCACCGGGACAGATGAAGATGTCACCGCCGTTAGGGAATAAACCGACTAGCCGTCGATTAAAATCAATTTTTTCCCTATCTCCCAGCCCTGATCCAGAGTTTCCCCATCGCTTTCAAGTCACTTTCCCCAAATGGTCACTTGAGGATGTAGACTTATGGCGTTGGGTGGCTGGATTTGGTGGGAACGTCAAAGTAGTGCAACCCCAACCCTTGATTGACAAAATTCAGGACATCGGCGCGGGAATTTGTCGGCTGTATCCTCAGTCAGAGGGGGACAGTTAACCTGAAGTTCTCTTGTGAAAAATTGCTACACCGTATGCCTATCTTGTCTGGGTTTAGAGCGATTTGGCTCTTGGTTTTATGGGTTATAGCACTACGCACACAGGTTAGGACAAAAGAAGAAAAATTTAAATCGCTCAACACCGAGCGAAGCCGGTTCCCGTTCAATTTAACAAACTGTCTGCGAAAATATATAGTTATCTGCTACTTGCATGACAAAATTCTAAGTTGAGCAATACTATGAGTTCTCGAATAGGCGTGGCTTTGAGCCTGTTAACAATTGTGAGTTTCTTGGCTGACCCGATCCGAGTTGCAGCTCAAGAGGAGAAGTTTAGCTCGTCTCCAGTCGTGATAGCAAAGCGGGGAGAAGGGGAGAATGCTAAACCAATCATTGTTGCCGAGTTAGTTGAACAACTGCGTACCGCCGATATTGGCAAACGTCGGGAAATTATTCAACAACTTAGTGATACCCAACAAGATATTGTTCCAGCATTGCTCAGTGCAATGGACGATCCTGATCCTCTGGTCAAAAGTGGTGTAGCAGAAGCATTAGGCAATCTCACTGATGATGCTGCACCAGCATTTCGGTTCCGGCTAACCCTCAAGAATTGGTGCGAGTCAATGCTGCTATTGCCTTGGGCAAGTTGGGCGATCGCAGTGCCATTCCTGCTTTGATTACTGCTGTTGGGGATAATAATCCTTGGATGCAGCTTGCCAGTGGGTGGGCATTACTCAAGTTTGGAGAAATTCAAGGTTTGCCAGTAGTCGGGCGATTGGTGCAGCACCCGGAACCATTGATTCAACGAGAGGCACTGTCTCAGTTACGGGGTTATGGAGATCAGGGATTCCCTTATCTCGTACCCTACTACGCAGCGCGATTAGACTCTACCAATGATAACGATCGCAATAACGCAATTATTCGGCTGGGGAAGTTTGGATCAGCTTCCTTGGATGTAGTACCAAAACTCCGCGCTTTATTAGTCAGCAATAAAAAGGACTCGCCGGGGTATGCTGCGACAATTCTGGGAGAAATTGCGCGGGATACGGCTATTGCTTGGCAGAATGGTAATCTTAGCGAAGACCAACGCCAACAAGCGATCAGCGAATTTACCCAAGTTCTTTCTATCATGCAGGCTCCTAATGCTCGGTTTAACCGTGAACCAATTGATCGTGTCCGCACTGGACTGGCGACGCTCCGAGGGGTGCAGTTTTGAGCGACTCAAGTATTTTTGCTGCGCTGCACTAGCAAGTGTTTTTCATAGAAAATATACAGTGGAGCGTAACAAAACCTATAGAGGCGCGATCGCTAACTCCAAGTAATACCTTTCCCCTTCAGGGTTTGGAATCCAAATGTGGGAACAAACACTTGGCTTGCTCCTACGGCGGAGGCTACCTGTTCCTCAATCTAGCACCAAAGCCGAGCGTTGCTCTCTCAGGAAGAGTGTGAGGGTTATTTGAGGAAAATTCGTCGAAATCGTGAACAACCAACGGGTATTATTTTGCCGTATAAGTTAGCAGATTCACTTATAATAGCCTGAAATAATGTGGATTTTCCCTCACTAATCCCTCAATTATCCCTCATCTTGGGATGTATCAAAATGAATTTTTTGACTTAAATGCGGCGTCTTGGAAGATTTAGGTGGGGAACGGTGCGCTCTTTTTTAACGCTCTAAAAAAATAGCCCAACAGATATACTCTGTCGGGCAATAGTTCAGACGGAACCTTGCTGCTTGAAATAGTCTCTCCAACAAGGAGCTAGTAAGATATTGGGTGGGATTTCCGGCTCCAGTTCCAGCCAAAGGGAGGCAATAGCTTCTGTGGAATAGCCGGCTTTACCGCAGCCTATTGCCGTACAGAGCAACCGACGGTCAAGATGTTGGTTAGCCCAAGTTACCAACTCCTCAATCTGGACACGAATAACGGATAGTGGAGTTGATTGCTTTCGCCGCCAGTCAGTCTTGGTTTCGATAGCATAGCTTGCCCCAGCATGACCCTCTTGGTAGCCCCTTGGTCTACCATAGATAGCCCATTTGCCGATAACTTCTTCTCCAGGTTGCCATGGTTGCCGTCGGTTAACCAACTCAAGGTGATACTCTTGTCCAAAGGCTTGAAGTGCAGCGCCAGCGCCATGTATGCCTTTCCCGTTTGAACCAAAGACAAAGACATCACCCTCTTCTAGCTCAACAATTGGATTAGGAGCAGGTTCTCTTTGAGCTAAAACAGAACATTGGTATCGTCGATACGCCTCAATAAGGCATCGAATCATCGGTGAATTAGTACCTTCCCCTTCCCACCACTGAAAACGTTTGGTTAGAGCGCCCGTTTGGTGACGGCACTCTTGGAGCCAGGGAATGCCACCCCGTTTGGCGATCGCTTCTGCCAGTTGGGGATGTTGTTTGAACTTCGCGGTGGCGATGCGGATGTACAGTTCCAGTCGTTTTGGCGAACCTTGAGGATAGCGCTTCTTCAAAGTCTGATAGGCACCTTCTGCGTCTCGGTATAGTGTTCCCCTCTTGTCGGTGATTGGATAGTGCTGAAAGATTTTTCCCTTCTTAAAGCTGAATTCTGTGGGAAATGTCAGCGCCGCACCGAGCGGGTCACAACTGCCCGAATAGATATTTACACCGGGATGTGCCATGGTTTTACCTCAATCACTGCATTTGAGGTAGGGCGATAGCCTCAATGAAAACCCTCTTTGGGAAGAACTTGACTGAATCTTCCTCAAGTAGCTGTAGAGAGTTATCCTTCACAAGATAGAGAGAACATCAACCTCAATTCGTTGATTTTTCGTGAATGAAATTCATCCATTTGATAGAGAGAGATGATTAAATTGGCTTGGAGATAAGGTTAAACTGAGCGCTATGTCTGAGGGGTTATGGTAGTCTATTGGGATTCTTTGCTAGGAATAACAATAGCCTTGAGGAGAACTTGAGGAAAATCCAATGAAGTCTTTTCAAGGTTTTTACAATTCCCATTGAGTGAAATTACTGTTGAATAGAAAGGAGCTTCGTTATGGGTCGAAAGCCAAAACCCCCGGATTTGTTTCTGGTCTTGGATTTTGGTGGCTCTCTCACCAAAGTGATTTATATGGGCAAAAATGGAGAGCCTACTGTGTTATGTATGGAGCCAGAAGTAATTGGTGTACCTGCCGCATCCGTTGATGCCTACGAGCGACTAAGCCTAGACATGGGAGAAGCTTTACCACAAGATAGGGCTTGGGTTAAAGTTGACGAAAGCTATTATGCTGTAGGTTATCTAGCCGCAAAGCGGTTCCATGGGAATGCGGGGTTGTCTCAACTTAAGTACGAGCGAGCCTATCCCAAAACATTGGCAGCCGTTTGGGTGGCAGCAACATCTCTGGGCT
The nucleotide sequence above comes from Coleofasciculus chthonoplastes PCC 7420. Encoded proteins:
- a CDS encoding A1S_2505 family phage non-structural protein; this translates as MAHPGVNIYSGSCDPLGAALTFPTEFSFKKGKIFQHYPITDKRGTLYRDAEGAYQTLKKRYPQGSPKRLELYIRIATAKFKQHPQLAEAIAKRGGIPWLQECRHQTGALTKRFQWWEGEGTNSPMIRCLIEAYRRYQCSVLAQREPAPNPIVELEEGDVFVFGSNGKGIHGAGAALQAFGQEYHLELVNRRQPWQPGEEVIGKWAIYGRPRGYQEGHAGASYAIETKTDWRRKQSTPLSVIRVQIEELVTWANQHLDRRLLCTAIGCGKAGYSTEAIASLWLELEPEIPPNILLAPCWRDYFKQQGSV
- a CDS encoding WYL domain-containing protein, whose amino-acid sequence is MTKDEGLICHVLIGCPASGKSTLAGELAQLGNYKIVSTDEIRQTLYGDATIQGEWLEIEQYLLQQIQDAIASGQPIIYDATNAKRFWRMSLLMQLHRCSPSSPTLEMGFGNKTPTISPSPLWIGWHLKTPLSTCLRWNKQRSRQVPDSVIECLYQSLHQFPPLAAEGFAGVYPVTPVKGKFDIGQIQTKLQRLRRSQVNRTNRTQHGQIQLHRYSRLLDFDRLLHLISLILAYPGIGNLQQIAPQCLESLLGTVPDFSTSVEEICAVMAKCKGSIYAVPDAIADDLHWLTENGLIGYPIGDRQIQVEPLPGTISATHPYSDCEPFQRLLATIRFILHHPFLENTCGGNLPTLVEALKTEGILVGDAVDTVRKDIEKILKPYKLLPNTPMRQGYFLGTALLWRHELKQVFAVLQSQAQSFDDPVALETYELFRDRITSSKLDITEVYPVRAIAHQSMVDIDSLPPSALARNLDQLEDAIASGKLLELNRHRGGGRFPGDQEGFFTAWCLQIVFYNHAWYVAFEQEQKGKSGNLFRFERLDRLFIGQPQTITRSRQAQVRSLNKLNRLHEASAGLFLGNSVKDQQQFLSPKKTERAAVEIRVELWFNDSIFPFICEGTKRYPPGQMKMSPPLGNKPTSRRLKSIFSLSPSPDPEFPHRFQVTFPKWSLEDVDLWRWVAGFGGNVKVVQPQPLIDKIQDIGAGICRLYPQSEGDS
- a CDS encoding HEAT repeat domain-containing protein; amino-acid sequence: MRVNAAIALGKLGDRSAIPALITAVGDNNPWMQLASGWALLKFGEIQGLPVVGRLVQHPEPLIQREALSQLRGYGDQGFPYLVPYYAARLDSTNDNDRNNAIIRLGKFGSASLDVVPKLRALLVSNKKDSPGYAATILGEIARDTAIAWQNGNLSEDQRQQAISEFTQVLSIMQAPNARFNREPIDRVRTGLATLRGVQF
- a CDS encoding HEAT repeat domain-containing protein, which produces MSSRIGVALSLLTIVSFLADPIRVAAQEEKFSSSPVVIAKRGEGENAKPIIVAELVEQLRTADIGKRREIIQQLSDTQQDIVPALLSAMDDPDPLVKSGVAEALGNLTDDAAPAFRFRLTLKNWCESMLLLPWASWAIAVPFLL